In Halomonas alkalicola, the following proteins share a genomic window:
- a CDS encoding SNF2-related protein has product MNDIIQLPAPAGMAQSGEAFGPQVNLNAFVEEFGDGLLASLNRSHPPVYDGEANPRRQAIIDALKRAPFPEQAQVVQAISALLLDRHEPAGIINAEMGTGKTMMAIATAAVCHAEGYRRFLVIAPPHLVYKWRREILETVDQARVWVLNGPDTLVKLLKLREALDQPSDGRPEFFILGRVRMRMGFHWRPAAARKRVPGGELAACPQCGGTVVDWDNEVVSLSQFLREERRHKCRYCHSPLWTLMRPQRATGNLQRDLVLKALRKLPTIGKVSSERLVQQFGEEFLATLLGDNIHEFINLMDENGELVFSDRQAARMERAMATMEFGFGEGGYQPSEFIKRQLPDHTFDLLIVDEGHEYKNAGSAQGQAMGVLAAKARKSLLLTGTLMGGYADDLFHLLFRILTPKMLEDGYRPNGRGSMGPAAMSFLRDHGVLKDIYTERDCDSHKTARGKKLSVRTVKAPGFGPKGIMRYVLPFTVFLKLKDIGGNVLPPYDEEFIEVPMDDEQAFAYRRLEGQLTAELRQALARKDTTLLGVVLNALLAWPDCCFRPETVKHPRSGSLLAFVKSLYGEQQPMPKERELVEICRREKAEGRRVLVYTTYTGKRDTSSRLKAVLTQAGFKVAVLRSSVETQRREDWIADQVDRGVDVLITNPDLVKTGLDLLDFPTIVFMQTGWNVYTLQQAARRSWRIGQRQSVKVLYLGYAGSSQIACLSLMAKKIAVAQSTSGDVPESGLDALNTDGDSVEMALARQLVS; this is encoded by the coding sequence ATGAACGACATCATTCAGCTACCGGCGCCGGCCGGCATGGCGCAGTCTGGCGAGGCCTTCGGGCCTCAGGTGAACCTCAACGCCTTCGTGGAGGAGTTTGGCGATGGCCTGCTGGCCTCGCTCAATCGCTCCCATCCTCCGGTCTATGACGGCGAGGCCAACCCTCGTCGTCAGGCCATCATAGATGCCCTCAAGCGGGCGCCTTTCCCCGAGCAGGCCCAGGTGGTTCAGGCCATCTCAGCGCTGCTGCTCGACCGGCACGAGCCGGCGGGCATCATCAACGCCGAGATGGGCACCGGCAAGACCATGATGGCCATCGCCACGGCGGCGGTCTGTCATGCCGAGGGCTATCGGCGCTTCCTGGTGATCGCACCGCCCCACCTGGTCTACAAGTGGCGGCGGGAGATCCTGGAGACCGTCGATCAGGCCAGGGTCTGGGTACTGAACGGCCCGGACACCCTGGTCAAGCTGCTCAAACTCCGTGAGGCCCTGGACCAGCCGTCCGATGGGCGGCCGGAGTTCTTCATCCTGGGGCGTGTGCGCATGCGCATGGGCTTCCATTGGCGTCCCGCCGCGGCGCGCAAGCGCGTGCCGGGCGGTGAGCTGGCGGCATGCCCCCAGTGCGGTGGCACGGTGGTCGACTGGGACAACGAGGTGGTATCGCTGTCGCAGTTTCTCCGTGAGGAGCGGCGCCACAAGTGCCGGTACTGTCACAGCCCTCTCTGGACGCTGATGCGGCCACAGCGGGCGACGGGCAACCTGCAGCGCGACCTGGTGCTCAAGGCGCTGCGCAAGCTGCCCACCATCGGCAAGGTCTCCTCGGAGCGCCTGGTGCAGCAGTTTGGCGAGGAGTTCCTGGCCACGCTGCTGGGCGACAACATCCACGAGTTCATCAACCTCATGGATGAAAACGGCGAGCTGGTGTTCTCCGACCGGCAGGCGGCCCGCATGGAGCGCGCCATGGCCACGATGGAGTTCGGCTTCGGTGAAGGCGGCTATCAGCCGAGCGAGTTCATCAAGCGGCAGCTGCCGGATCACACCTTCGATCTGCTGATCGTGGACGAGGGCCATGAGTACAAGAACGCCGGGTCGGCCCAGGGCCAGGCCATGGGCGTGCTGGCCGCCAAGGCGCGCAAGTCGCTGCTGCTGACCGGCACCCTGATGGGCGGCTATGCCGACGACCTGTTCCACCTGCTGTTCCGCATCCTCACGCCGAAGATGCTCGAAGACGGCTATCGCCCCAACGGGCGCGGATCGATGGGGCCTGCGGCCATGTCGTTCCTGCGTGACCACGGGGTGTTGAAGGACATCTACACCGAGCGCGATTGCGATTCGCACAAGACAGCGCGAGGCAAGAAGCTGTCGGTGCGGACCGTCAAGGCCCCGGGCTTCGGCCCCAAGGGGATCATGCGCTACGTGCTGCCCTTCACCGTCTTCCTCAAGCTCAAAGACATCGGTGGCAACGTGTTGCCGCCCTACGATGAAGAGTTCATCGAAGTGCCGATGGACGACGAGCAGGCCTTTGCCTACCGGCGGCTCGAGGGGCAACTGACCGCCGAGCTCAGACAGGCGCTGGCACGCAAGGACACCACCCTGCTGGGCGTGGTGCTCAATGCGCTGCTGGCCTGGCCGGACTGCTGCTTCCGACCGGAGACGGTCAAGCATCCGCGCTCGGGCAGCCTGCTGGCGTTCGTGAAGAGCCTCTACGGCGAGCAGCAGCCGATGCCCAAGGAGCGCGAGCTGGTGGAGATCTGCCGGCGAGAGAAGGCGGAGGGTCGCAGGGTGCTGGTCTACACGACCTACACCGGCAAGCGCGATACCAGCAGCCGACTCAAGGCGGTGCTCACCCAGGCCGGCTTCAAGGTCGCGGTGCTGCGCTCCAGCGTGGAGACCCAGCGACGCGAGGACTGGATTGCCGATCAGGTCGACCGCGGTGTCGACGTGCTGATCACCAATCCGGACCTGGTGAAGACCGGGCTCGACCTGCTGGACTTCCCCACCATCGTCTTCATGCAGACGGGCTGGAACGTCTACACCCTGCAGCAGGCCGCTCGCCGCTCCTGGCGGATCGGCCAGCGGCAGTCGGTGAAGGTGCTCTACCTCGGCTATGCCGGATCGTCACAGATCGCCTGCCTGTCGCTGATGGCCAAGAAGATCGCAGTGGCCCAGAGCACGTCGGGAGACGTGCCCGAGTCGGGCCTGGATGCCCTCAATACGGACGGAGACTCCGTGGAGATGGCCCTGGCCAGACAGCTGGTCAGCTGA
- a CDS encoding DUF6094 domain-containing protein: MRPFWPRLPYRTDRRCRMALMFQRIARNFARNGYFPTDEASLERVLQALSPASAGRMRVLDPCAGEGAAIAELAHHLGRERVQACGVEYHAERAASMDGLVDRGLQGDLMDTVISPRSMGCLWLNPPYGDLLADHAGYERYQGKGRRRLEKLFYQRTVGTLQVGGVMVLIVPDYALDKELTGWLVNHFTELRVFRAAVDDFQQVVILGRRVRRREAERSQEAKAMRAQLLRVGSKEIIPEVIPEVWPFEPYVVPAAQGELRHFYRVSLDAEQLADEVGKLQGLWPEVGSVFGKTGQAPRPPVRRLSSWHLALSLAAGAISGVVTAPNGRCLVVKGNTHKDKVAKTEFTEREDGAITETRVLTDRFVPVIRAWEMTPDSPRCGQLLTITSTPAADDGEPEESDQTADAEAGDAPEPLNRVAERAARPDPRRFDVGRVVMTRAVNELVERGEVSPMALLRRHVTGDWGDVPEEDRQSNEQALVHGDRLLSSYRIGESLTVWIITEADRSATTLLLPEEY; this comes from the coding sequence GTGCGGCCGTTCTGGCCGCGTCTACCATACCGAACCGACAGGAGGTGTCGCATGGCACTGATGTTTCAGCGCATCGCGCGCAACTTCGCCAGGAATGGCTACTTCCCCACGGATGAGGCGTCGCTCGAGCGGGTGCTTCAGGCGCTGAGCCCGGCAAGCGCCGGCCGGATGCGAGTGCTCGACCCCTGTGCGGGGGAGGGTGCTGCCATCGCCGAGCTTGCCCACCACCTGGGTCGCGAACGCGTTCAGGCCTGCGGCGTGGAGTATCACGCCGAGCGGGCCGCCTCGATGGATGGCCTGGTGGATAGAGGCCTGCAGGGCGACCTGATGGACACGGTGATCTCACCGCGCAGCATGGGCTGCCTGTGGCTCAACCCGCCCTATGGCGACCTGCTGGCCGACCACGCCGGCTACGAGCGCTATCAGGGCAAGGGGCGCAGGCGCCTGGAGAAGCTGTTCTACCAGCGCACCGTTGGCACCCTGCAGGTCGGGGGCGTGATGGTGTTGATCGTCCCCGACTACGCCCTGGACAAGGAGCTGACCGGCTGGCTGGTCAACCACTTCACCGAGCTGCGGGTCTTCCGCGCCGCCGTGGATGACTTTCAGCAGGTGGTGATCCTGGGTCGCCGGGTGCGACGCCGTGAGGCGGAGCGCAGCCAGGAGGCCAAGGCGATGCGCGCCCAGCTGCTGCGCGTGGGAAGTAAGGAGATCATACCCGAGGTGATCCCGGAGGTGTGGCCCTTCGAGCCATACGTGGTACCGGCGGCTCAGGGCGAGCTGCGCCACTTCTATCGCGTGTCGCTCGATGCTGAGCAGCTGGCCGATGAGGTCGGGAAGCTGCAGGGGCTCTGGCCCGAGGTGGGCAGCGTGTTCGGGAAGACCGGCCAGGCGCCGCGTCCCCCGGTGCGCCGACTCTCCTCCTGGCATCTGGCCCTGTCGCTGGCGGCCGGGGCGATCTCCGGCGTGGTGACCGCGCCCAACGGCCGCTGCCTGGTGGTCAAGGGCAACACCCACAAGGATAAGGTCGCCAAGACCGAGTTCACCGAGCGGGAGGACGGCGCCATCACCGAGACCCGCGTGCTCACCGACCGCTTTGTGCCGGTGATCCGCGCCTGGGAGATGACGCCAGACTCGCCTCGCTGTGGGCAGCTGCTGACCATTACCTCGACGCCGGCGGCCGATGACGGTGAGCCGGAAGAGAGTGATCAGACGGCAGACGCCGAGGCAGGTGATGCGCCTGAGCCGCTCAACCGGGTCGCCGAACGTGCCGCGAGGCCGGATCCACGCCGCTTCGATGTAGGGCGCGTGGTGATGACCCGGGCCGTCAACGAGCTGGTTGAGCGAGGCGAGGTCTCGCCCATGGCGCTGCTCCGACGACACGTCACCGGCGACTGGGGTGACGTGCCCGAAGAGGACCGCCAGAGCAACGAGCAGGCCCTGGTTCACGGTGACAGGCTGCTCTCGTCCTACCGGATCGGTGAGTCGCTCACGGTCTGGATCATCACCGAGGCGGATCGCAGCGCCACCACGCTGCTGCTGCCAGAGGAGTACTAA
- a CDS encoding DUF3275 family protein yields the protein MIKIPGRLTVRTIHGRNGPFNVGRLAASIGEFVIKDPQLDQFSEGVFEGEFLLLEIRPASYFAGGRLVVEVRAKVGEMLLTEDGMLVTQHGPRFDSAEMDPLEEEAAPAPLVPPDPPAPGSGEPMAPSAPPPQVDAGEGPRPQDPETHAAGQEANPDAELFGLLWPLGQSVKLDPTVDRALFRRQVSRLKELGYRFQAPTQTWQAAA from the coding sequence ATGATCAAGATCCCCGGACGGCTAACCGTCCGCACCATTCATGGGCGCAACGGCCCCTTCAACGTGGGCCGGCTGGCGGCCTCGATCGGCGAGTTCGTCATCAAGGATCCTCAGCTGGACCAGTTCAGCGAAGGGGTGTTTGAGGGCGAGTTTCTGCTGCTCGAGATCCGCCCGGCGAGCTACTTCGCCGGTGGCCGGCTGGTGGTGGAGGTCCGCGCCAAGGTCGGCGAGATGCTGCTGACCGAGGACGGCATGCTGGTGACCCAGCATGGGCCTCGCTTCGACTCCGCGGAGATGGATCCGCTGGAGGAGGAGGCCGCTCCAGCGCCACTCGTGCCGCCAGACCCTCCTGCGCCTGGGTCGGGGGAGCCGATGGCACCGTCTGCGCCGCCGCCTCAGGTTGATGCTGGCGAGGGCCCAAGGCCGCAAGACCCGGAGACCCACGCCGCTGGCCAGGAGGCCAATCCCGACGCCGAGCTCTTCGGCCTGCTCTGGCCCCTGGGGCAGAGCGTCAAGCTCGATCCCACCGTGGACCGGGCGCTGTTCCGCCGTCAGGTGAGTCGACTGAAGGAATTGGGCTACCGATTCCAGGCGCCGACGCAGACCTGGCAAGCCGCTGCCTGA
- the radC gene encoding RadC family protein, giving the protein MTHTSAAALPAESRYSPSNAPQLFVRDSDGNYLAAPDDHVIDAARQLVERSVSKGMKLNTPNRVREFLWLKLAGYDHEVFGAIFLDTQHRVIEFSELFHGTLDSASVYPREVVKAALHHNAGAVIFTHNHPSGEPDPSDADRRITQRLQEALGLIEVRVLDHIVVGGSDSVSFAERGYL; this is encoded by the coding sequence ATGACACACACTTCAGCAGCTGCCCTCCCGGCAGAGTCTCGCTACTCCCCATCCAATGCGCCTCAGCTGTTCGTGCGCGACAGCGACGGCAACTACCTGGCGGCCCCCGATGACCATGTCATCGATGCGGCGCGGCAGCTGGTGGAGCGTTCCGTCTCCAAAGGCATGAAGCTCAACACGCCCAATCGGGTACGTGAGTTCCTGTGGCTCAAGCTGGCCGGCTACGACCATGAGGTGTTCGGTGCCATCTTCCTGGACACCCAGCACCGCGTGATCGAGTTCAGCGAGCTGTTCCACGGCACCCTCGACTCCGCCTCGGTCTATCCGCGGGAGGTGGTGAAGGCGGCGCTGCACCACAACGCCGGTGCGGTGATCTTCACCCACAACCACCCGAGCGGAGAGCCCGACCCGAGCGATGCGGACCGACGCATCACCCAGCGCCTTCAGGAGGCGCTGGGTCTGATCGAGGTACGCGTGCTCGACCACATCGTGGTGGGCGGTTCGGACTCGGTCTCCTTCGCGGAGCGGGGTTATCTCTGA
- a CDS encoding NAD(P)/FAD-dependent oxidoreductase, which translates to MKKKNVVVIGAGIVGSCCALRMACEGYSVTLLDNLKPGNGCSFGNAGGISSASIIPMAIPGIWKKVPAWLFDSDGPLSVRWRHLLKVSPWLLRWIMESGEDRSTYSSKALKDLNHDVLNQYKKMLGTVNFNNLIRTTGHLHVFKQKPSSKGDFFVKRIREEAGICFEEFFDRDVNVVEPSLSKEVKYAILINDASYTVSPHRLVNTLVEAFEEMGGNFVQDHAKEVVASEYGVKVITRLSALEADYVVICAGALSKELMKKDLSKVKLENERGYHVNLVSPNFMPNFPIVSGDYKFFSTPMEDGLRLAGTVEISGLRALPDWSRADILLRNAKRIFPDLSASGSEVWFGDRPSFPSSIPLIDVSPVHENIFYAFGHGHYGMSGAPGTAEIIANMIKGKPQKVDISPFSYSKHI; encoded by the coding sequence ATGAAAAAAAAGAACGTCGTAGTAATTGGTGCTGGGATAGTCGGTAGCTGTTGTGCACTGCGGATGGCCTGTGAAGGTTACTCTGTTACCTTGTTGGATAACCTTAAGCCAGGCAATGGTTGTTCATTTGGTAATGCGGGTGGTATTAGCTCTGCTTCCATAATCCCAATGGCCATACCGGGTATTTGGAAAAAAGTTCCTGCTTGGTTGTTTGATAGTGATGGTCCACTATCTGTTCGCTGGAGGCACTTGCTTAAAGTTTCTCCGTGGCTGTTAAGGTGGATAATGGAGTCAGGTGAAGACCGCTCTACATATTCATCTAAAGCGCTTAAAGATTTAAATCACGATGTTTTAAACCAGTATAAAAAAATGCTGGGAACAGTAAATTTTAACAATCTTATTAGGACTACTGGGCATCTTCATGTTTTCAAACAAAAGCCCAGTTCTAAAGGGGATTTTTTTGTTAAACGAATTCGTGAGGAGGCAGGGATTTGTTTTGAGGAGTTTTTTGATAGAGATGTTAATGTTGTCGAGCCATCTCTTTCTAAAGAAGTAAAATATGCGATTTTGATAAATGATGCTAGCTACACTGTGAGTCCTCATCGCCTTGTCAATACCTTGGTTGAGGCTTTTGAAGAGATGGGTGGCAACTTTGTTCAGGATCATGCTAAAGAAGTAGTCGCTTCAGAGTATGGAGTTAAAGTAATTACAAGGTTGAGCGCTTTAGAAGCTGACTACGTGGTAATTTGTGCGGGAGCTTTGTCTAAAGAGTTAATGAAAAAAGACCTGAGCAAGGTTAAGCTTGAAAATGAAAGAGGCTACCATGTTAATTTGGTGTCGCCAAACTTTATGCCTAATTTTCCTATAGTCTCAGGGGATTATAAGTTTTTTTCTACCCCTATGGAAGATGGCCTTAGGCTAGCAGGGACAGTGGAAATTTCTGGGCTTAGAGCTCTCCCTGACTGGTCAAGGGCAGATATATTGTTGAGGAATGCTAAGCGAATTTTTCCTGATCTTTCTGCATCTGGATCTGAAGTTTGGTTTGGCGATAGGCCTTCTTTTCCTAGCAGTATTCCGTTAATTGACGTATCTCCTGTTCATGAAAATATCTTTTATGCATTCGGTCATGGACATTATGGGATGTCAGGTGCTCCAGGTACTGCTGAAATAATTGCCAACATGATTAAGGGGAAGCCGCAAAAAGTTGATATTTCACCATTCTCTTACTCTAAGCATATCTAA